The sequence below is a genomic window from Photobacterium atrarenae.
TCACGTCGCTGAGCGGATACCGATGACCGACTTCCATCCGGGCCATGGCCTGAATAATCACCGCAGCGGTGTCGTCGTTTTCGACGTCGACCACTTGGTGCTTGCCGTAACCCGTCCAGCGGCTGACCAGATTGGCGTAGTTGTCGCTGTCGTTTTCGTGGCTGGGCGCGAAGGTATGCACAATGTCGTGAATGGTTTTCACGCCCCGGCGTTTGTAGCTACGCAGGATGCGGGCGGCGGCCCGGAATCCCCATTTCGGCTCTTCAAAAATGGCGAACCGTCCATCGGTGCCGACTTGGCCGCGCCAGTTGTTACGCTCGCTGTATTCGATGTTCAGCGGATTGTGGTTGCGGATGCCCCGAGCTTGTCCCATCGTCTTATCGTCCTGTGGTTTGTTGCGTGAAATCCCGAAAATCAGCGCCATGGCGGCCATGAGGTACAGCGGCCAGGCTATTTTCATGCGTAAATGCCCCGCGTCATCGGTGTTTGGTTGTAGCGCAGGTAGACATACATGCCACCGCAATTACGCACCAAGTCCGCATTGACTTGAGATAACTCGATGGTCAAGGCATCACCGTTGATTCCTGTTATTGTGATACCGTCATCGAGCTGCCCTGAGCTGTAACTACCACCGGACAAGGCATTCACGCCGCCCCAGAAAGAAAGGTTTGCGCAAGTTACATGCTGATGGACGCCATGCGGGCAATACAGTGACAAGCCGGGGTTTTCTGCCTTGAATGTGAACTCATTGCCGGTCACTGAGGTTTCGCTACAGGCAAATTCAATCGAGTCGTGGAAACGCAAATGGCCGTAACCGTCTGAATCCATGCTGATGATGCCGTTTTCAACTGGCTGGCCGTCTTTATCCACCTCAATCACCTGCATAC
It includes:
- a CDS encoding virion protein; this translates as MGQARGIRNHNPLNIEYSERNNWRGQVGTDGRFAIFEEPKWGFRAAARILRSYKRRGVKTIHDIVHTFAPSHENDSDNYANLVSRWTGYGKHQVVDVENDDTAAVIIQAMARMEVGHRYPLSDVMKGVKLA